From a region of the Zingiber officinale cultivar Zhangliang chromosome 10B, Zo_v1.1, whole genome shotgun sequence genome:
- the LOC122028902 gene encoding IMPACT family member in pol 5'region-like isoform X1, protein MAVRVHPPCLRFASSLVNSSKSQGVATPIHGGVGGGVSTARFMSSAPSPYTTLSARVSCEREIKKSKFIAIATRISDDRSAQSFLSEVRDPRATHNCWAYKLGDQYRSNDDGEPSGTAGKPIYSAIESSGLDRVMVVVIRHFGGIKLGTGGLVRAYGGVASECLKGAATCLVKPKARIGMEVPFELLGVVYHQLQHFQAEDIKQDYETGNDGTTMVTFKVEYGNIDALEDAINSTCSRKIHLYKQTLA, encoded by the exons ATGGCAGTGAGAGTCCATCCGCCTTGCCTTCGCTTCGCCTCGTCGCTCGTAAACTCGTCGAAATCGCAGGGAGTTGCGACGCCTATCCACGGCGGAGTAGGCGGAGGAGTGTCCACCGCCCGATTCATGTCTTCGGCGCCATCTCCGTATACCACTTTGAGCGCGCGCGTGAGCTGCGAGCGGGAGATCAAGAAGAGCAAGTTCATCGCCATTGCTACCCGCATCTCCGACGACCGCTCTGCCCAATCCTTTCTTTCCGAG GTCCGAGATCCAAGAGCTACACACAACTGCTGGGCGTACAAG CTTGGAGACCAATATCGAAGCAATGATGATGGAGAGCCATCTGGAACAGCTGGAAAACCAATATATTCTGCCATAGAATCCTCTGGGCTTGATAGGGTGATGGTGGTAGTTATTAG ACATTTTGGTGGTATAAAGTTGGGAACTGGAGGATTGGTTAGGGCCTATGGAGGAGTTGCTTCAGAGTGTCTCAAGGGTGCTGCAACATGTCTTGTGAAACCAAAA GCTCGAATTGGTATGGAGGTGCCATTTGAATTGTTGGGAGTAGTGTACCATCAG CTGCAACATTTTCAAGCAGAGGACATCAAACAAGACTACGAAACTGGCAATGATGGCACAACCATGGTTACCTTCAAAGTAGAGTATGGCAATATCGACGCCTTAGAGGATGCAATCAATTCCACCTGCAGCAGGAAGATTCACCTCTACAAACAAACGTTAGCTTGA
- the LOC122028902 gene encoding IMPACT family member in pol 5'region-like isoform X2, with protein MAVRVHPPCLRFASSLVNSSKSQGVATPIHGGVGGGVSTARFMSSAPSPYTTLSARVSCEREIKKSKFIAIATRISDDRSAQSFLSELGDQYRSNDDGEPSGTAGKPIYSAIESSGLDRVMVVVIRHFGGIKLGTGGLVRAYGGVASECLKGAATCLVKPKARIGMEVPFELLGVVYHQLQHFQAEDIKQDYETGNDGTTMVTFKVEYGNIDALEDAINSTCSRKIHLYKQTLA; from the exons ATGGCAGTGAGAGTCCATCCGCCTTGCCTTCGCTTCGCCTCGTCGCTCGTAAACTCGTCGAAATCGCAGGGAGTTGCGACGCCTATCCACGGCGGAGTAGGCGGAGGAGTGTCCACCGCCCGATTCATGTCTTCGGCGCCATCTCCGTATACCACTTTGAGCGCGCGCGTGAGCTGCGAGCGGGAGATCAAGAAGAGCAAGTTCATCGCCATTGCTACCCGCATCTCCGACGACCGCTCTGCCCAATCCTTTCTTTCCGAG CTTGGAGACCAATATCGAAGCAATGATGATGGAGAGCCATCTGGAACAGCTGGAAAACCAATATATTCTGCCATAGAATCCTCTGGGCTTGATAGGGTGATGGTGGTAGTTATTAG ACATTTTGGTGGTATAAAGTTGGGAACTGGAGGATTGGTTAGGGCCTATGGAGGAGTTGCTTCAGAGTGTCTCAAGGGTGCTGCAACATGTCTTGTGAAACCAAAA GCTCGAATTGGTATGGAGGTGCCATTTGAATTGTTGGGAGTAGTGTACCATCAG CTGCAACATTTTCAAGCAGAGGACATCAAACAAGACTACGAAACTGGCAATGATGGCACAACCATGGTTACCTTCAAAGTAGAGTATGGCAATATCGACGCCTTAGAGGATGCAATCAATTCCACCTGCAGCAGGAAGATTCACCTCTACAAACAAACGTTAGCTTGA